One window of the Salvia miltiorrhiza cultivar Shanhuang (shh) chromosome 6, IMPLAD_Smil_shh, whole genome shotgun sequence genome contains the following:
- the LOC130988650 gene encoding MYB-like transcription factor EOBII, with the protein MEQGAAAGWWRKGPWTPQEDELLFQYISQNGEGRWSSVSKCTGLKRSGKSCRLRWVNYLRPDLKKGQLTPQEEGIIIELHALWGNKWSTIARYLPGRTDNEIKNYWRTHFKTRSPSTHLKKRKILNQQQAHRRPNNVTITEPSHSHDKEMAFSSIIDINHQSASSFDDFVAPFEMDCYLWNLDDDHHLPNIMPHEYYHPFEGDAAVDYYVQTAEVLL; encoded by the exons ATGGAGCAAGGTGCAGCAGCAGGTTGGTGGCGAAAAGGGCCTTGGACTCCTCAAGAAGATGAGCTGCTCTTTCAGTATATCTCTCAGAATGGTGAAGGCAGATGGAGCTCTGTCTCTAAGTGCACAG GTTTGAAAAGAAGTGGGAAGAGCTGCAGGCTGAGGTGGGTGAATTACTTGAGGCCTGACCTTAAAAAAGGACAATTAACACCTCAGGAAGAAGGCATCATTATCGAACTTCATGCCCTGTGGGGTAACAA ATGGTCTACTATAGCAAGATACTTACCTGGACGAACAGACAATGAGATAAAGAACTACTGGAGAACTCATTTCAAGACCAGAAGCCCATCCACTCATCTCAAGAAGCGCAAGATTCTCAACCAACAACAAGCTCATCGTCGTCCCAATAATGTCACTATTACTGAACCCTCTCACTCTCACGACAAGGAAATGGCGTTTTCGAGCATCATCGATATTAATCATCAAAGTGCTTCATCATTTGATGATTTCGTCGCCCCATTTGAAATGGATTGTTACTTGTGGAACTTGGATGATGACCATCATCTTCCAAATATTATGCCACACGAATATTATCACCCTTTTGAAGGCGATGCAGCAGTTGATTACTACGTCCAAACTGCAGAGGTTTTGCTTTAA
- the LOC130988649 gene encoding 2-oxoglutarate-dependent dioxygenase DAO-like isoform X2, producing the protein MASKIPVIDLLQVSLGELVAACEEWGCFRIVNYEGILPDSLLQQMKQVVGSLLDLPAEVKARNRAVIPGSGYMAPSPVNPLYEALGLYDTSSPQALDAFCSNLEATPHQRAVLSKYAKAVNEVMMVIGGKIVQGLGVKGFSFDDWCCQFRINKYSFAPHTVDSPGVQLHTDSSFLTLLQDDKDVGGLEVMKRSGQFEPVDPCHGTLVVNLGDIAAVWSNGRFLNVKHRVMCKEAGRRLSIASFLLGPRAEMVEAPPELVDAEHPRLFSPFTYQDYRKLRMSNNLHTGETVDCFRIQSHKD; encoded by the exons ATGGCGAGTAAAATCCCAGTGATCGATCTGCTGCAAGTTTCCCTCGGCGAGCTGGTGGCGGCGTGCGAGGAATGGGGATGTTTCCGGATCGTAAATTACGAGGGAATTCTGCCGGATTCTCTGCTGCAGCAAATGAAGCAAGTGGTGGGATCGCTGCTGGATCTGCCGGCGGAGGTGAAGGCCAGGAACCGCGCCGTCATCCCGGGGAGCGGGTACATGGCGCCGTCTCCGGTCAATCCGCTCTATGAGGCGCTCGGCCTCTACGACACCTCTTCTCCTCAAGCTCTCGATGCTTTCTGCTCCAACTTGGAAGCAACTCCTCACCAAAG GGCTGTTCTCTCCAAGTATGCGAAAGCAGTGAATGAAGTGATGATGGTTATTGGGGGTAAAATTGTACAAGGCTTAGGTGTGAAAGGCTTCTCCTTTGATGATTGGTGTTGCCAGTTCAGGATCAACAAGTACAGCTTTGCCCCTCACACTGTCGACTCCCCTGGAGTGCAACTGCACACAGATTCTAGCTTCCTCACTCTTCTGCAGGACGACAAAGACGTCGGCGGTCTCGAGGTTATGAAGAGGTCCGGCCAATTCGAGCCCGTCGACCCCTGCCATGGAACCCTTGTTGTCAATCTTGGAGATATTGCAGCA GTGTGGAGCAACGGTAGATTCTTGAACGTGAAACACCGTGTGATGTGCAAGGAAGCGGGTAGGAGGCTGTCGATAGCTTCGTTCCTGTTGGGGCCGAGGGCGGAGATGGTGGAGGCGCCACCGGAGTTGGTGGATGCGGAACATCCTCGCCTCTTTTCTCCCTTCACTTATCAAGATTATAGGAAGCTCCGAATGTCCAACAATCTGCATACTGGTGAAACTGTGGATTGTTTCCGCATTCAAAGCCATAAAGATTAA
- the LOC130988649 gene encoding 2-oxoglutarate-dependent dioxygenase DAO-like isoform X1 produces MASKIPVIDLLQVSLGELVAACEEWGCFRIVNYEGILPDSLLQQMKQVVGSLLDLPAEVKARNRAVIPGSGYMAPSPVNPLYEALGLYDTSSPQALDAFCSNLEATPHQRAVLSKYAKAVNEVMMVIGGKIVQGLGVKGFSFDDWCCQFRINKYSFAPHTVDSPGVQLHTDSSFLTLLQDDKDVGGLEVMKRSGQFEPVDPCHGTLVVNLGDIAAGFKVWSNGRFLNVKHRVMCKEAGRRLSIASFLLGPRAEMVEAPPELVDAEHPRLFSPFTYQDYRKLRMSNNLHTGETVDCFRIQSHKD; encoded by the exons ATGGCGAGTAAAATCCCAGTGATCGATCTGCTGCAAGTTTCCCTCGGCGAGCTGGTGGCGGCGTGCGAGGAATGGGGATGTTTCCGGATCGTAAATTACGAGGGAATTCTGCCGGATTCTCTGCTGCAGCAAATGAAGCAAGTGGTGGGATCGCTGCTGGATCTGCCGGCGGAGGTGAAGGCCAGGAACCGCGCCGTCATCCCGGGGAGCGGGTACATGGCGCCGTCTCCGGTCAATCCGCTCTATGAGGCGCTCGGCCTCTACGACACCTCTTCTCCTCAAGCTCTCGATGCTTTCTGCTCCAACTTGGAAGCAACTCCTCACCAAAG GGCTGTTCTCTCCAAGTATGCGAAAGCAGTGAATGAAGTGATGATGGTTATTGGGGGTAAAATTGTACAAGGCTTAGGTGTGAAAGGCTTCTCCTTTGATGATTGGTGTTGCCAGTTCAGGATCAACAAGTACAGCTTTGCCCCTCACACTGTCGACTCCCCTGGAGTGCAACTGCACACAGATTCTAGCTTCCTCACTCTTCTGCAGGACGACAAAGACGTCGGCGGTCTCGAGGTTATGAAGAGGTCCGGCCAATTCGAGCCCGTCGACCCCTGCCATGGAACCCTTGTTGTCAATCTTGGAGATATTGCAGCA ggttttaagGTGTGGAGCAACGGTAGATTCTTGAACGTGAAACACCGTGTGATGTGCAAGGAAGCGGGTAGGAGGCTGTCGATAGCTTCGTTCCTGTTGGGGCCGAGGGCGGAGATGGTGGAGGCGCCACCGGAGTTGGTGGATGCGGAACATCCTCGCCTCTTTTCTCCCTTCACTTATCAAGATTATAGGAAGCTCCGAATGTCCAACAATCTGCATACTGGTGAAACTGTGGATTGTTTCCGCATTCAAAGCCATAAAGATTAA
- the LOC130988645 gene encoding protein trichome birefringence-like 19, translating into MKFQASELPIGKPQPRRKTSRLAPLVALIILLTIPLYYPALRDTSKKLYETTSVVPYEDLEDPISLTSHVEEPPPPENPKDPCSADPAHCHHDKAAGDTAVDHHLAPVRKKNDKGRRKRMRKPRSEAQKDSAPQGTGRQAISRSDDQGDKVKAMMSGRSSYRGAIRSRVSDEEQCDLFSGEWVANPDGPYYTNDTCNAIQEHQNCLKFGRPDRGFLQWRWKPDDCELPLFEPHQFLQLLKGKSLAFVGDSVARNHMQSLICLLSRVANPVDLSNPLDQNKRYEYREHDFNISMLWSPYLVKTEKSDPNDDRRPFRLYLDQPDLHWSSQIALFDYVVISAGHWFFRPTYFHLRTRLVGCLYCPEPDVAHLTSFFSYRRAFRTTFRAIADAGFGGVTFLRTYAPSHFEGAAWDKGGDCARTRPYRRSEVALEDYSLEMYLIQLEELRIAQKAGRRSRGKFKLFDATVAMLLRPDGHPSKYGHWPAPNQTFANDCVHWCLPGPIDAWNDFLLELLKREIGEDR; encoded by the exons ATGAAGTTCCAGGCTTCCGAGCTTCCCATTGGGAAGCCTCAACCACGAAGAAAAACATCGAGGCTTGCTCCATTGGTTGCTCTAATCATTCTTTTAACAATCCCTTTATATTACCCTGCATTAAGAGACACGTCGAAAAAgttgtacgaaacgacgtcggtTGTGCCGTACGAGGATTTGGAGGATCCAATTAGTCTGACGTCCCATGTTGAAGAACCCCCTCCACCTGAAAACCCTAAAGACCCTTGCTCCGCCGACCCTGCCCACTGCCACCACGACAAAGCTGCCGGGGACACCGCAGTCGACCACCACCTCGCCCCCGTcaggaaaaaaaatgataag ggaagaagaaagagaatgAGAAAGCCACGAAGTGAAGCGCAAAAAGATTCTGCCCCACAAGGTACCGGGAGGCAGGCGATAAGCAGAAGCGACGATCAGGGTGATAAGGTGAAGGCGATGATGAGTGGGAGGAGTAGCTATCGTGGGGCGATAAGATCGCGAGTTTCCGATGAGGAGCAGTGCGACTTATTTTCCGGCGAATGGGTGGCGAATCCCGACGGCCCATATTACACGAACGACACGTGTAACGCAATCCAGGAGCACCAGAATTGTCTCAAGTTCGGGCGGCCTGATCGCGGGTTCTTGCAGTGGAGGTGGAAGCCCGACGACTGTGAGCTGCCCCTTTTCGAGCCGCACCAATTCCTGCAGCTTCTCAAGGGCAAATCCTTGGCTTTTGTCGGCGATTCTGTGGCCAGGAATCATATGCAGTCTTTGATTTGTCTCTTGTCCAGa GTGGCAAATCCAGTAGACCTGTCGAATCCATTGGACCAAAACAAACGGTACGAATACAGAGAGCACGACTTCAACATATCGATGTTGTGGTCACCTTACTTAGTCAAAACCGAGAAAAGCGACCCCAACGACGATCGCCGCCCTTTCCGCCTCTATCTCGACCAGCCCGACCTCCACTGGTCCTCCCAGATCGCCCTCTTCGACTACGTCGTCATCTCCGCCGGCCACTGGTTCTTCCGCCCCACCTACTTCCACCTCCGCACCCGCCTCGTCGGCTGCCTCTACTGCCCAGAGCCCGACGTCGCCCACCTCACCTCCTTCTTCAGCTACCGCCGTGCCTTCCGCACGACCTTCCGCGCCATAGCCGATGCCGGCTTCGGGGGTGTGACGTTCCTCCGGACGTACGCGCCTTCGCACTTCGAGGGGGCGGCGTGGGACAAGGGCGGCGACTGCGCGCGGACGCGGCCCTACCGGAGGAGCGAGGTGGCGCTCGAGGATTACAGCCTCGAGATGTATCTGATACAGCTGGAGGAGCTGCGGATTGCGCAGAAGGCGGGGAGGAGAAGTCGAGGGAAGTTCAAGCTGTTTGATGCCACGGTGGCGATGCTGCTGCGGCCGGATGGCCACCCCAGTAAATATGGCCATTGGCCCGCGCCCAATCAGACCTTTGCGAATGACTGCGTGCATTGGTGCTTGCCTGGACCCATAGATGCTTGGAATGATTTTTTGCTAGAGTTGTTGAAGAGAGAAATAGGAGAAGATAGATAA
- the LOC130988646 gene encoding uncharacterized protein LOC130988646, with translation MVNSKEPKRRVAFILIDGVGDVSLPKFGYKTPLQIANIPNLDAIASAGVNGLMDPVEVGLGCGSDTAHLSLLGYDPRTYYRGRGAFESMGAGLAMSPGDIAFKSNFATLDESTGVVTSRRADRHFEEEGPVLCAALDGLKLPSFPQYEVRVRYATEHRCGVVVKGPKLSGNISGTDPLKDNRLLLQAQPLDGSDEAKNTAAVVNELSKEISHILVGHPVNARRVAEGKNIANVVLLRGCGIRIEVPPFEKIHGLRPCMVAPTKIIAGLGLSLGIDILEAPGATGDYRTLLTSKATAIARALSAPSNASPNVFVPGEDEHKPGRPDGYDFGFLHIKAIDDAGHDKASVFKAKGLEAVDKAIGQLAKLLWQTESTGAFQYYICVTGDHSTPVEYGDHSFEPVPFTLCRLKDFIGAVGGESQLSNISLDPFPLPTIEPSDDLADADRSEEEKQGKQGQAFRGDHVYEFNEIAAARGILGRFTGSEMMGIIRAFLKL, from the exons ATGGTTAACTCAAAGGAGCCAAAGCGACGGGTTGCTTTTATTCTAATTGATGGGGTGGGAGATGTATCACTGCCAAAGTTTGGTTACAAGACTCCCTTGCAAATTGCCAATATACCTAATTTGGATGCAATTGCATCGGCTGGCGTCAACGGTCTAATGGACCCCGTCGAAGTAGGCTTAGGCTGTGGAAGTGATACTGCACATCTGTCTCTACTCGGCTATGATCCTAGAACATATTATCGAGGTCGAGGTGCATTTGAGTCCATGGGTGCAGGTTTAGCAATGTCACCTGGAGATATCGCTTTTAAA TCCAACTTTGCAACTCTAGATGAAAGTACCGGAGTAGTTACCAGTAGGAGGGCAGATAGGCATTTTGAGGAAGAAGGACCTGTTCTTTGCGCAGCACTGGATGGACTCAAGCTGCCTTCTTTTCCTCAATATGAAGTTAGAGTCAG GTATGCAACAGAGCATAGATGTGGTGTGGTTGTTAAAGGACCAAAATTAAGTGGAAACATATCAGGGACAGATCCATTGAAGGATAATCGCCTGCTTTTACAAGCTCAACCTCTTGATGGTTCTGATGAAGCAAAGAATACAGCTGCAGTTGTTAATGAGCTATCTAAAGAGATATCTCACATTTTGGTTGGTCACCCTGTGAATGCTAGAAGAGTTGCAGAAGGAAAGAATATAGCTAATGTTGTCCTTTTACGAGGTTGTGGGATTCGAATTGAG GTCCCACCATTTGAAAAGATTCACGGTCTGCGGCCTTGTATGGTTGCTCCTACCAAGATCATTGCTGGTTTGGGTTTGTCCCTTGGTATTGATATTCTAGAAGCTCCAGGAGCAACAGGAGACTACAGAACCTTGCTAACCTCAAAAGCAACTGCAATAGCCAGAGCCCTCTCAGCTCCTTCTAACGCAAGCCCCAATGTCTTTGTACCTGGGGAAGATGAACATAAACCCGGCAGACCTGATGGCTATGACTTTGGATTCCTTCACATTAAG GCAATAGATGACGCCGGTCATGATAAAGCAAGTGTCTTCAAAGCCAAAGGCTTAGAAGCTGTTGATAAAGCTATAGGACAACTAGCTAAGCTCCTCTGGCAAACAGAGTCGACGGGGGCTTTCCAATATTACATTTGTGTCACTGGAGATCATTCCACTCCAGTCGAATACGGTGATCACAGCTTTGAACCAGTCCCCTTCACACTGTGTCGTTTGAAAGACTTCATCGGTGCTGTGGGTGGGGAATCACAACTTTCTAATATCTCTCTCGACCCATTTCCTCTTCCAACCATTGAACCTAGTGATGACTTAGCTGATGCTGACAGAAGTGAAGAAGAGAAACAGGGAAAGCAGGGTCAGGCTTTTAGAGGTGACCATGTTTACGAGTTCAATGAGATTGCAGCAGCCAGGGGAATTCTCGGGCGATTTACTGGTAGTGAAATGATGGGAATCATAAGAGCATTTCTCAAGCTTTAA